Proteins from a genomic interval of Pelagibaculum spongiae:
- a CDS encoding ATP-binding cassette domain-containing protein, with amino-acid sequence MNKLLVRLYQVIEAEQKKHVWILLVLMVLTSVTELAGIGAIVPLMMVASYPEKINDFGLLIPDWLLVGNNLLIVSGAIFLVFIVISNLVQIFTQFFLNRFSQGVASKLGNRLLVYYLHQPLVFHLNSDSKQLQSYMINELDRVGTNIIAPALRFFSRVISIALVSAVVFVLSPIIAISLMAVLVGAYWLIFRVLRGRAENNGREISRLSTKRIQYLIEGFEGIRELLIYQKQQLYTDSYAKTNLQISRSQADNLTLGFAPHYLVELVALVGMLVITLSFMISMGGIVNALPWIAFYAMAAFRLIPAFQQAYLALASMRGSQASLELLIDDLEKSKLFRPGLIDEVDVNPINVIQLKNMDFSFNGEFKLFSKLNYSFFNDGITLLKGPSGLGKSTLANLIMGLLKPDSGEVQYDQQPSAYGLIGLVPQHVFLLNATVEKNIAFGKKIDPKRISWAIKMAEIDFLSQDGAQQIVEDSGKNFSGGQRQRLGLARALYQEHSWLVLDEATSALDADLEEKIIASIQSYSKNHGVIVISHSSAWESKADKILDLQQQHSEPAS; translated from the coding sequence ATGAATAAGCTGCTAGTCAGGTTATACCAGGTCATTGAAGCTGAGCAGAAAAAGCATGTGTGGATATTGCTGGTTTTAATGGTGCTGACCAGTGTTACTGAGTTAGCGGGTATTGGTGCTATAGTGCCGTTAATGATGGTGGCCAGTTATCCGGAAAAAATAAATGATTTTGGCCTGCTGATTCCTGACTGGTTGTTGGTTGGCAATAATTTATTGATTGTCTCTGGTGCAATTTTTCTCGTTTTTATTGTGATTTCAAATCTAGTGCAAATCTTCACGCAATTTTTTCTAAATCGATTCTCTCAGGGTGTTGCTAGTAAGTTAGGTAATCGTCTTTTAGTTTATTATCTTCATCAACCTTTAGTATTTCATCTGAATAGTGATAGCAAACAGCTTCAAAGCTATATGATCAATGAACTTGATCGGGTCGGTACGAACATTATTGCACCAGCCTTAAGATTTTTTTCACGCGTTATTTCTATTGCCCTAGTAAGTGCTGTGGTTTTTGTTCTATCACCGATCATCGCGATATCGCTAATGGCCGTGTTAGTAGGTGCTTATTGGTTGATTTTTAGAGTTTTGAGAGGGCGGGCAGAAAATAATGGCCGTGAAATAAGTCGGCTGTCGACCAAAAGAATACAATACCTCATCGAGGGTTTTGAAGGTATTCGAGAGTTATTGATCTATCAGAAGCAACAGCTGTATACCGATAGTTATGCGAAAACTAATTTGCAGATTAGTCGTTCGCAAGCAGACAATCTCACGCTGGGTTTTGCACCTCATTACTTGGTTGAATTAGTCGCTTTGGTTGGCATGCTAGTGATTACTTTGAGCTTTATGATCAGCATGGGAGGGATCGTTAATGCATTGCCATGGATTGCTTTTTACGCGATGGCTGCATTTAGGTTGATTCCAGCTTTTCAGCAGGCTTACTTGGCCTTAGCTAGTATGCGAGGAAGCCAAGCATCACTTGAACTATTAATTGATGATCTTGAAAAATCGAAATTGTTTAGACCAGGATTAATCGATGAAGTAGATGTTAATCCAATTAACGTAATTCAGTTAAAAAATATGGATTTTTCTTTTAATGGCGAGTTTAAATTGTTCTCTAAATTAAATTATTCTTTTTTCAATGATGGGATAACCTTGCTTAAAGGGCCTTCGGGTCTGGGTAAGAGTACACTAGCAAATCTGATTATGGGATTGCTTAAACCTGATTCTGGAGAAGTTCAATATGACCAGCAACCATCTGCTTATGGATTGATAGGTTTGGTGCCTCAGCATGTGTTTTTATTGAATGCCACGGTGGAGAAAAATATTGCTTTTGGTAAAAAAATTGATCCGAAACGAATTTCTTGGGCAATTAAAATGGCAGAAATAGATTTTCTTAGCCAAGATGGGGCGCAACAAATAGTCGAAGATAGCGGTAAAAATTTCAGTGGTGGTCAGAGGCAAAGGCTGGGTTTAGCAAGAGCTTTATATCAGGAACATAGCTGGTTGGTTTTGGATGAAGCAACCAGTGCACTGGATGCTGATCTAGAAGAAAAAATTATTGCAAGCATCCAAAGCTACTCCAAGAATCATGGTGTTATTGTTATTAGTCATAGTTCGGCCTGGGAGTCTAAGGCTGACAAGATTCTGGATCTACAGCAGCAACATAGCGAGCCAGCCAGCTAA
- a CDS encoding glycosyltransferase family 2 protein: protein MSKDLTIILPAKNEANTIGLLLDQLVEKFPLATVIVVNDGSSDDTGVIAKQHGVSVISHPYCKGNGAAIKTGTRQVRTQWIATMDADGQHQAQDLMLLYKKAQQGFDMVVGARNKQGQASIFRLMANKFYNTLASWITGHKIQDLTSGMRVVRTDCFRRFLYLFPNGFSYPTTSTMAFFRAGYSVTYQNIDVKKRVGKSHIKMFRDGARFLLIIFKVGTLYSPLKLFTPISLVFFVLGLAYYGYTFSFYSRFTNMSALLLITSVLIFLIGIVSEQITVLQYSKGDVEDE, encoded by the coding sequence ATGAGTAAGGATCTAACAATCATTCTTCCAGCCAAAAATGAAGCGAATACCATCGGTTTGTTATTGGATCAATTAGTTGAAAAATTCCCTTTAGCGACTGTTATTGTTGTCAATGATGGCTCAAGTGATGATACCGGAGTCATTGCAAAGCAGCATGGTGTGTCAGTCATTTCGCATCCTTACTGCAAGGGTAATGGCGCTGCAATCAAAACCGGGACTCGGCAAGTAAGAACTCAGTGGATTGCAACCATGGATGCCGACGGACAACATCAAGCACAAGATTTAATGTTGCTATATAAAAAAGCTCAACAAGGTTTTGATATGGTGGTTGGCGCAAGAAACAAGCAAGGTCAAGCCAGTATTTTTCGTTTAATGGCAAATAAGTTTTATAACACTTTAGCAAGCTGGATTACCGGCCATAAGATTCAAGATTTAACATCGGGTATGCGTGTAGTTCGAACTGATTGTTTTCGTCGTTTTCTCTACCTTTTTCCGAATGGGTTTTCTTATCCGACTACCTCGACAATGGCATTTTTTAGAGCTGGATATAGTGTTACGTATCAAAATATTGATGTGAAGAAGCGGGTAGGAAAAAGCCATATAAAAATGTTTCGAGATGGTGCAAGGTTTTTACTGATTATCTTTAAAGTTGGTACTTTGTATTCGCCTTTGAAGCTTTTCACGCCAATCAGTTTGGTATTTTTTGTTCTGGGGCTTGCTTATTACGGTTACACCTTCAGTTTCTATAGTCGCTTCACCAATATGTCCGCATTACTTTTGATTACTTCAGTGCTGATCTTTCTTATCGGAATTGTTTCTGAGCAAATTACTGTGCTTCAGTACTCTAAAGGTGATGTGGAAGATGAATAA
- a CDS encoding pilin: MKVLNKGFTLIELMIVIAIIGILAAVALPAYQTYLGRAEATEVLALTSEPKAEIAEFVAVELRTPSSASVSSPSTPNGSVNITGGGSNAAITITATGTVRTNKRVQFNLVSNSGTAITNGRLTWTCTTNTATPFSADYSPSSCK, from the coding sequence ATGAAAGTACTAAACAAAGGTTTCACATTGATTGAATTGATGATCGTTATTGCGATCATTGGTATTTTGGCCGCGGTAGCCTTGCCTGCATACCAAACTTATTTGGGTCGCGCAGAAGCAACTGAGGTCCTAGCACTAACTTCGGAGCCTAAAGCTGAAATTGCAGAATTTGTTGCGGTTGAATTACGCACTCCAAGCTCAGCTTCGGTTTCAAGCCCATCAACCCCAAATGGCAGTGTTAACATTACTGGCGGTGGCAGTAATGCTGCTATTACCATCACTGCAACGGGTACCGTTCGTACTAACAAACGGGTTCAATTTAATCTAGTCAGCAACTCAGGGACAGCTATTACTAATGGCCGCCTGACTTGGACTTGTACTACCAATACGGCCACACCATTTAGCGCCGACTACTCTCCATCAAGCTGTAAATAA
- the pilB gene encoding type IV-A pilus assembly ATPase PilB — protein MTPRSGGNTHLSGLIKQLITSNLIEEQQARSVVEEAQKKKKHLVSYLVEEGIISPTKIAATASEHFGTPFFDLDAIDPEVIPLGIVDEKLIRKHNALPILRRGNRLFVALSDPTNLQALDEIKFNTGVSTEAILVEEDKLKRIADKVLSAQQASAFDNLADTDLDTLDIGGDEEGEGQDSGVGNGEDDAPIVRYVNKILLDAINLGASDVHFEPYEKMYRIRLRQDGILREVATPPVNLSARFSARLKVMSRLDISERRVPQDGRIKMRISKNRAIDFRVSTCPTLFGEKVVLRILDPSSAQLGIDALGYEPEQKAIYEAALSQPQGMILVTGPTGSGKTVSLYTGLNILNTPECNISTAEDPAEINLPGVNQVNVNPKAGLTFSTALRAFLRQDPDVVMVGEIRDLETAEIAIKASQTGHLVLSTLHTNSAPETLSRLLNMGVAPFNIATSVQLVIAQRLARRLCEQCKTRAEIPTEALLAEGFKKEEVEDLIVFEPKGCNRCTGGYKGRVGIYQVMPISDSIGRIIMSGGNAIDIADQAKKEEIPDLRASGLEKIRHGVTSLAEVNRVTKD, from the coding sequence ATGACACCAAGAAGTGGCGGCAATACTCATTTAAGTGGCTTGATTAAACAGCTGATCACTAGCAATTTAATCGAAGAACAACAAGCCCGTTCTGTTGTTGAAGAAGCACAGAAGAAAAAAAAACACCTCGTAAGCTATCTGGTTGAAGAAGGCATTATTTCGCCAACCAAGATTGCAGCAACTGCATCCGAGCATTTTGGCACTCCATTTTTCGATCTTGATGCGATTGACCCAGAAGTCATTCCTCTAGGCATTGTTGATGAGAAATTAATTCGTAAACACAACGCCTTACCTATATTACGTCGCGGTAATCGCTTATTTGTAGCCCTTTCTGACCCAACCAACCTGCAAGCGCTAGATGAAATTAAATTCAATACTGGCGTTAGTACTGAAGCAATTTTGGTTGAGGAAGATAAGTTAAAGCGTATTGCTGATAAGGTTCTAAGCGCTCAACAAGCTTCTGCTTTTGACAACCTTGCCGATACTGACCTTGATACATTGGATATTGGTGGTGATGAAGAAGGCGAAGGCCAGGATTCTGGCGTTGGTAACGGAGAAGATGACGCACCAATTGTCCGCTATGTAAACAAAATTTTATTAGATGCAATTAACCTTGGCGCATCTGATGTTCACTTCGAGCCTTATGAGAAAATGTATCGTATCCGTCTGAGGCAAGACGGTATTTTACGAGAAGTTGCGACACCTCCAGTCAACCTGTCGGCACGTTTTTCAGCGCGTTTAAAAGTAATGTCTCGCTTAGATATTTCCGAGCGACGCGTCCCGCAGGATGGTCGAATTAAAATGCGCATTTCAAAAAATCGTGCTATCGATTTCCGTGTTAGTACTTGTCCGACCTTGTTTGGTGAAAAAGTTGTACTGCGTATACTCGACCCATCCAGCGCCCAACTTGGCATTGATGCTCTGGGTTACGAACCAGAACAGAAAGCTATTTACGAAGCCGCACTCTCTCAACCTCAAGGAATGATCCTGGTTACTGGGCCAACTGGCTCCGGTAAAACAGTATCTCTCTACACCGGTTTGAATATTCTTAATACGCCTGAATGCAATATTTCTACTGCTGAAGACCCGGCAGAAATTAACTTGCCCGGCGTAAACCAGGTTAACGTTAACCCTAAAGCCGGCCTGACTTTTAGCACTGCATTACGAGCATTCCTTCGCCAAGACCCTGACGTAGTTATGGTTGGTGAAATCCGAGATTTAGAAACGGCCGAAATTGCGATTAAAGCTTCGCAAACAGGTCACTTAGTACTGTCCACACTTCACACCAACAGTGCCCCAGAAACACTTTCTCGATTACTTAATATGGGTGTTGCACCGTTTAACATTGCAACATCAGTTCAATTAGTTATTGCGCAGCGTCTTGCTCGACGTCTTTGTGAGCAATGCAAAACTCGCGCTGAAATACCTACAGAAGCACTGCTTGCTGAAGGTTTCAAGAAAGAAGAAGTCGAAGATCTGATTGTTTTTGAACCTAAAGGATGTAATCGGTGTACTGGTGGCTATAAAGGACGTGTTGGTATTTACCAAGTAATGCCGATTTCCGATAGCATTGGCCGAATCATTATGAGCGGTGGCAATGCTATCGATATTGCCGACCAGGCGAAAAAAGAAGAAATCCCAGACCTTCGAGCATCAGGTCTTGAAAAAATTCGCCACGGAGTGACCAGTTTGGCTGAAGTGAATCGGGTAACCAAAGATTAA
- a CDS encoding type II secretion system F family protein, translating into MAETIKTFVFSWQGADRKGQASTGEITAPSLAIAKANLRKQGINPKRVRKKPQPLFAARIKPPKTEDIAAFARQLATMMKAGVPLVQSFDICAQGSDKAGMRQLILDIKTDVESGSTFSSALKKHPRQFDDLFCNLIAAGEQSGSLEAMLERIALYKEKSESLKRKIKKAMFYPTAIMLVAMIVTAILLIFVVPQFETLFAGFGADLPAFTKMVIGASRFLQDYWWAALGIIVASSYAFIQTHRSSEAFRAGIDRFLLKIPVIGPILDKGVVARFARTLSTTFAAGVPLIEAMDTVAGACGNLVYQKAIHQIKDEVATGTRLNAAMRERNLFPNLVVQMVAIGEESGALDSMLEKVADIYEEEVDTAVDGLSSLLEPIIMVFLGVVIGGLVVAMYLPIFKLGQVV; encoded by the coding sequence ATGGCTGAAACGATAAAAACCTTTGTTTTTTCTTGGCAGGGAGCCGATCGCAAAGGACAGGCATCCACCGGAGAAATTACCGCGCCTTCTCTTGCAATTGCCAAGGCTAATCTGCGTAAACAGGGAATCAACCCAAAACGCGTGCGCAAAAAACCTCAACCGTTATTTGCCGCTAGAATCAAGCCGCCTAAGACTGAGGATATTGCTGCTTTTGCAAGGCAGCTGGCAACAATGATGAAGGCTGGTGTTCCGTTAGTTCAGTCTTTTGATATTTGCGCCCAAGGTTCAGATAAAGCAGGCATGCGCCAGTTGATTTTGGATATCAAAACTGACGTCGAAAGTGGTTCTACTTTTTCATCTGCACTAAAAAAACACCCTCGACAGTTTGATGACTTATTTTGCAACTTGATAGCAGCAGGCGAACAATCCGGTTCATTGGAAGCAATGCTGGAGCGAATTGCGCTATATAAAGAAAAGTCAGAATCTTTGAAGCGTAAAATCAAAAAAGCAATGTTCTATCCAACAGCGATCATGCTGGTGGCAATGATCGTTACTGCTATTTTGCTAATCTTTGTGGTACCTCAGTTTGAGACTCTGTTTGCTGGTTTCGGCGCTGATTTACCAGCCTTTACCAAGATGGTTATTGGTGCTTCTCGATTCTTGCAAGACTATTGGTGGGCAGCATTAGGTATTATTGTTGCATCTTCATATGCCTTCATTCAGACCCATAGATCATCTGAAGCATTTCGCGCCGGAATCGATAGATTCCTGTTAAAAATCCCAGTTATTGGCCCAATTTTAGACAAGGGTGTTGTTGCGCGATTCGCTCGCACGCTATCAACTACTTTTGCCGCAGGCGTACCTCTAATTGAAGCTATGGACACAGTTGCCGGCGCTTGTGGCAATTTAGTTTACCAGAAAGCAATCCACCAAATTAAAGATGAAGTAGCGACAGGTACTCGGTTAAACGCTGCAATGAGGGAACGAAATCTATTCCCTAACCTAGTCGTTCAAATGGTGGCGATTGGTGAGGAATCCGGCGCTTTGGACAGCATGCTAGAAAAGGTCGCAGATATTTATGAAGAAGAAGTAGATACTGCAGTAGATGGCCTTTCTAGCTTATTAGAGCCAATCATCATGGTCTTCCTTGGCGTAGTCATCGGTGGCTTAGTAGTTGCTATGTACTTACCAATCTTCAAGCTAGGCCAAGTGGTATAA
- a CDS encoding prepilin peptidase — translation MFSFLAELASLPLMAQVSIVFIFSLLVGSFLNVVIYRTPIMMERGWREEYAECFPQDLTESARKAIEEQQQSKFNIATPASRCPKCSHKISALENIPVISYLFLAGKCRDCKTPISARYPIIELATATISAIALYYFGWTQAGLVAVIASWILVAATMIDYDTQLLPDQLTLGLLWLALLASLGNVFVSPEQALIGAMAGYLSLWSVYWVFKLITGKEGMGYGDFKLLAALGALMGWTKLPVIILCSSLVGAVVGIALIALQGRDKSKPIPFGPFLAAAGWICLLWGDQIINFYQSYLLG, via the coding sequence GTGTTTTCTTTCTTAGCTGAGCTCGCATCTTTGCCTTTGATGGCACAAGTCTCGATCGTTTTTATTTTTTCACTGTTGGTTGGTAGCTTTCTAAATGTGGTTATTTATCGCACGCCGATCATGATGGAGCGTGGCTGGCGTGAGGAATACGCCGAATGCTTCCCTCAAGATCTAACCGAATCTGCTCGCAAAGCCATCGAAGAGCAACAACAGTCAAAATTTAATATCGCAACACCCGCTTCACGATGTCCTAAATGCAGCCACAAAATTTCTGCATTAGAAAATATCCCTGTGATTAGTTATTTGTTTTTAGCCGGAAAGTGCCGCGACTGCAAAACCCCCATTAGCGCGCGCTACCCGATTATTGAACTAGCAACTGCCACCATTTCAGCCATTGCACTCTACTATTTTGGTTGGACTCAAGCCGGTCTAGTTGCAGTCATTGCAAGTTGGATTCTGGTCGCAGCAACCATGATTGATTACGACACCCAACTTCTTCCAGATCAATTAACTTTGGGACTATTGTGGCTTGCCTTACTTGCCAGTCTTGGCAATGTATTTGTCTCACCGGAACAAGCGCTGATTGGCGCAATGGCTGGCTACCTAAGTTTATGGTCCGTTTATTGGGTATTTAAACTAATCACTGGCAAGGAAGGCATGGGTTATGGTGACTTCAAACTACTGGCTGCGCTTGGTGCATTAATGGGTTGGACAAAACTTCCAGTCATTATTTTATGTTCATCACTAGTCGGTGCGGTAGTAGGCATCGCATTAATCGCATTGCAAGGCAGAGATAAATCTAAGCCAATTCCATTCGGCCCATTTTTAGCTGCTGCTGGTTGGATTTGTTTGCTATGGGGTGATCAAATTATTAATTTCTATCAAAGCTACTTACTGGGATAA
- the coaE gene encoding dephospho-CoA kinase (Dephospho-CoA kinase (CoaE) performs the final step in coenzyme A biosynthesis.), with product MSNFIVGLTGGIGSGKSTISQFFRQQGIDVIDADQTARAVVEPGTPALLKIITHFGSDIVDQNHQLDRHKLRAAIFDQPKQKLWLEQLLHPAIRQHMLHQAQISSSPYVIFEVPLLIESDFKKLVDRILVVDVPIELQIERTIARDGSNLELVNKIIASQATREQRIAAADDVIDNSQPIEMQQSQLVSLQNTYLRLASAKID from the coding sequence ATGAGTAATTTTATTGTCGGCTTAACCGGAGGAATTGGCAGTGGCAAAAGCACCATTAGCCAATTCTTTCGCCAGCAAGGCATCGATGTAATTGATGCAGACCAAACTGCTCGTGCGGTTGTTGAACCGGGAACACCTGCTCTTTTAAAAATTATCACTCACTTTGGATCAGATATTGTCGATCAAAATCATCAACTAGATCGACATAAACTTCGCGCTGCAATTTTTGATCAACCTAAACAAAAATTATGGCTGGAACAACTGTTACACCCCGCTATTCGTCAACATATGTTGCATCAGGCTCAAATATCTTCCAGCCCCTACGTCATATTTGAAGTACCGCTATTAATTGAATCTGATTTCAAAAAATTAGTCGACCGCATTTTAGTTGTCGATGTCCCCATCGAATTGCAAATAGAGCGAACGATTGCCAGAGACGGTTCAAATTTAGAGTTAGTTAACAAAATCATTGCATCTCAAGCCACTCGAGAACAAAGAATCGCAGCGGCAGACGATGTCATCGACAATTCACAGCCGATCGAAATGCAGCAATCGCAATTAGTTTCACTGCAAAATACCTATCTCAGATTAGCTTCTGCTAAAATTGATTAA
- the zapD gene encoding cell division protein ZapD yields MASSDFLTYEFPLDEAFRQFLRLHQLFQHFKCYNSNGQQLAAARSLVEVSTLCMRVDPKVELSRSLDQLELKLKPLQTNPAVDQSRLDYLIGELQNTSRDLCGRAGRFDSTLESDHLWKAMTRKALLPGGFCDFEMPILKHWLYSEESAHDLGRWHQQFELLEHGLDLLLQLARDFSPYQRLEASSGAIESPKPKNSEKWRLVRVQLAKSFTGYPIISGSGQCFTLQLFSQQGIAIKDSHPLDLGCY; encoded by the coding sequence ATGGCATCTTCTGATTTTTTAACATACGAATTTCCATTAGATGAAGCTTTTCGCCAGTTTCTGCGACTTCATCAGCTTTTTCAGCATTTCAAATGCTACAACAGCAATGGACAACAACTTGCCGCAGCTCGCTCATTAGTCGAGGTGTCTACCTTGTGTATGCGTGTCGATCCCAAAGTTGAGCTTTCTCGCAGCCTTGATCAACTCGAGCTCAAACTCAAACCATTACAAACTAATCCGGCGGTTGACCAAAGTCGGCTAGATTACTTAATCGGTGAATTACAAAACACTTCTCGTGATTTATGCGGCCGAGCCGGTAGGTTTGATAGTACGCTGGAAAGTGATCACTTATGGAAAGCCATGACTCGAAAAGCTTTGCTTCCCGGCGGGTTTTGTGACTTTGAAATGCCGATATTGAAGCACTGGCTATATAGCGAAGAAAGTGCTCATGACCTAGGAAGATGGCACCAACAATTTGAATTGCTCGAACATGGACTGGATCTTTTACTGCAATTGGCGCGAGATTTTTCACCTTATCAAAGGTTAGAAGCTAGCTCAGGAGCAATTGAATCCCCTAAGCCTAAAAATAGTGAAAAATGGCGACTGGTTAGAGTCCAGCTCGCCAAAAGTTTTACTGGCTACCCCATTATCAGCGGCAGCGGCCAGTGCTTTACCTTGCAATTATTTTCTCAGCAAGGCATTGCTATTAAAGATAGTCATCCTCTAGATCTTGGCTGTTATTAG
- a CDS encoding DNA gyrase inhibitor YacG produces the protein MTDQTSKSEQRIHRCPQCKKSMIWSTDNPWRPFCCERCRQIDFGDWADEKHRIAGDPVPNNSQDLEDDYL, from the coding sequence ATGACTGATCAAACTTCGAAAAGCGAACAGCGAATTCACCGCTGCCCGCAATGTAAAAAATCAATGATATGGAGTACCGATAATCCATGGCGCCCATTTTGTTGTGAGCGTTGTCGGCAAATTGATTTTGGTGATTGGGCAGATGAAAAACACCGGATTGCCGGTGATCCAGTGCCTAATAACAGCCAAGATCTAGAGGATGACTATCTTTAA